The Acinonyx jubatus isolate Ajub_Pintada_27869175 chromosome D1, VMU_Ajub_asm_v1.0, whole genome shotgun sequence genome includes a window with the following:
- the LOC106979533 gene encoding olfactory receptor 9I1-like has protein sequence MAENDTVVTEFILMAFQLSAGLQMSLFFVFLVLYFVTVGGNLGMIVLIQRDLRLQTPMYFFLRHLSFLDICYSSVIVPQLLETLGTRKMAITYERCATQFFFFTLCASTECFLLAVMAYDRYMAVCNPLFYATAMTPQTCLGLVAGAYAGAMVNAVIRTGCTFSISFCKSNHVDFFFCDLPPLLKLACSETKPREWVIYLLAFLVITTSISVILISYFFIIHAILKIRTAGGKAKTFSTCVSHMTAVALFFGTLIFIYLKGNMGTSLGEDKIVSVFYTVVIPMLNPMIYSLRNKEVKEALKKTLNTIKVSQVQ, from the coding sequence ATGGCAGAGAATGACACTGTGGTGACAGAATTCATTTTAATGGCATTCCAGCTGTCGGCAGGGCTGCAAATGAGTCTCTTCTTTGTGTTTCTGGTCCTATATTTCGTCACCGTGGGCGGCAACCTGGGCATGATAGTGTTGATTCAGAGAGACCTTCGTCTCCAAactcccatgtacttcttcctccgCCACCTTTCCTTCCTGGACATTTGCTACTCTTCTGTCATTGTCCCTCAGTTGCTTGAGACCTTGGGTACCCGTAAGATGGCCATCACTTACGAACGCTGTGCCACCCAGTTCTTCTTCTTTACACTCTGTGCCAGCACCGAATGTTTCCTTTTGGCtgtgatggcctatgaccgctatatGGCTGTGTGTAACCCCCTCTTCTACGCCACTGCCATGACACCACAGACCTGCCTAGGGCTGGTGGCTGGGGCATATGCTGGTGCCATGGTCAACGCTGTGATCCGCACTGGGTGTACCTTTTCGATCTCCTTCTGTAAGTCCAACCACGTGGACTTCTTTTTTTGTGACCTCCCACCCCTGCTGAAGCTTGCCTGTAGTGAGACCAAGCCACGGGAATGGGTCATCTACCTCCTAGCTTTCTTGGTCATTACGACCAGCATTTCAGTGATTCTTATATCCTACTTTTTTATCATTCATGCTATTCTGAAGATTCGTACAGCAGGTGGCAAAGCCAAGACTTTCTCCACCTGTGTTTCTCACATGACTGCAGTGGCTCTTTTCTTTGGGACGCTCATATTCATATACCTGAAAGGTAACATGGGCACATCGCTTGGGGAGGATAAGATTGTGTCAGTATTTTACACGGTGGTCATCCCTATGCTGAACCCAATGATCTACAGCTTGAGAAACAAGGAAGTGAAGGAGGCTCTGAAGAAAACTCTCAACACGATAAAGGTTTCCCAAGTACAGTAA